The following proteins are encoded in a genomic region of Cataglyphis hispanica isolate Lineage 1 chromosome 9, ULB_Chis1_1.0, whole genome shotgun sequence:
- the LOC126851834 gene encoding coiled-coil domain-containing protein 70-like encodes MIVRLKNEDQRREIWNKKKLLKGRKERILEDWTWKERRMRWRLEGIAREEEKKGRKVWIGYGKIRIDEKWWRWDEEEEVLKDGKGNLKKGEEVKKREKDGVVDKKWKRWRRWMEGWMERMEWMDGMRNRWKGRREWNGEEE; translated from the coding sequence ATGATAGTAAGGTTGAAAAATGAGGACCAAAGAAGAGAGATCTGGAATAAGAAGAAACTTCTGAAAGGTAGGAAGGAAAGGATTTTGGAGGATTGGACATGGAAGGAAAGGAGAATGAGATGGAGATTAGAAGGGATAGCaagggaggaagagaagaaggGAAGGAAGGTTTGGATAGGGtatggaaaaataagaatagatgAGAAATGGTGGAGGTGGGATGAGGAGGAAGAGGTGTTGAAAGATGGGAAGGGAAACTTAAAAAAGGGAGAAGAGGTAAAGAAGCGAGAAAAGGATGGAGTGGTGGATAAGAAATGGAAGAGATGGAGAAGATGGATGGAAGGATGGATGGAaaggatggaatggatggatggaatgaGGAATAGATGGAAAGGAAGAAGGGAATGGAATGGAGAGGAAGAATAA
- the LOC126851833 gene encoding uncharacterized protein LOC126851833 encodes MWKMFTFNGNYKWIDALSQLVGKYNAQKHHTIVMRYINVTPAIADKLLNTVYSNVKIAAPTRFKVDSVRVSKFKTIFDKGYTPNCSTKVFKIVIVQKTNPATYIFKDSRGNLVAGGFYEYELHSVANPDVHLV; translated from the coding sequence ATGTGGAAAATGTTTACGTTTAATGGAAATTACAAGTGGATCGACGCGTTATCCCAGCTCGTTGGCAAGTACAATGCGCAAAAACATCACACTATTGTTATGAGGTATATCAATGTAACTCCCGCGATCGccgataaacttttaaatacgGTATATAGCAACGTAAAGATTGCGGCTCCGACAAGATTTAAAGTAGATTCAGTACGCGTGAGTAAATTCAAGACTATCTTTGACAAAGGTTACACGCCAAATTGTTCCACCAAAGTGTTTAAGATTGTCATAGTACAGAAAACTAATCCCGCGACctatattttcaaagattcGCGCGGAAATCTCGTCGCCGGAGGATTTTACGAATACGAGTTACATAGCGTTGCTAATCCCGACGTACATCTCGTGTAA